DNA from Geobacillus vulcani PSS1:
CTGGAAATACGGGAAAGCCGGCAATTATGCGGCTATCGTGTTGATTGGTATCATTTCCATTGCAGCGGCGCTTTTGTATTACGCGTTGTTGCGAAACATCCGCGGCATGTGGGCTGGGATTTTATACGGCGCTGCGCTTTGGGTGATCGTTTTTTATTTGTTTAATCCGCTGTTTCCAAACGTTCAGCCAGTGGCCGACTTGGAAATCAATACGATCGTGACGACGCTTTGTTTGTACATTTTATATGGCGTATTTGTCGGCTATTCCATCTCGTTCGAAACGCAAGAAATGAATCGGCTGTCTTCAAGCATGGGGAAGGAAGCGGCAAACGAAGGAAGCTGACGCCGCATTTTGGCCCCGAAAGCAAGCGTCAAGCGGACGTCTGGCGGAAACTGTCATCTTTATGGTAAAATAGAGAAGGTTTTGGTATGCTTTTCGCATCATGGCGGACGTTGCGTAAAACC
Protein-coding regions in this window:
- a CDS encoding YqhR family membrane protein; translated protein: MMAEQKGKLEQEKTERPMTLVQKTIIIGFVGGVFWSLIGYLAHFFHFSEISPNMILIPWVAGDWKYGKAGNYAAIVLIGIISIAAALLYYALLRNIRGMWAGILYGAALWVIVFYLFNPLFPNVQPVADLEINTIVTTLCLYILYGVFVGYSISFETQEMNRLSSSMGKEAANEGS